One part of the Mariniblastus fucicola genome encodes these proteins:
- a CDS encoding bifunctional 2-methylcitrate dehydratase/aconitate hydratase, whose protein sequence is MDSLISEIADYVHNFEIKSELAYETARHCLMDSLGCGFLALEHPACLKMLGPVVPGANMEAGCRVPGTNLNLDPVKAAFDIGTLVRWLDFNDTWLAAEWGHPSDNLGAILAVADWKSHIKAEETSVQDVLTAMIKAHEIQGILALDNSFNRVGLDHVLLVRIASTAVASWMLGNTQEQTANAISNAWIDGGALRTYRHAPNTGSRKSWAAGDATSRAVRLALIAGTGEMGYETALSAPVWGFSDVLFGGNPITLAKPLGSYVMENILFKISFPAEFHAQTAVECAMELHPNIVDRLEEIERVELETQEPGVRIIDKTGPLDNYADRDHCLQYMVAIGLIFGELTAHHYADDTAKDPRIDALREKMVVKENKTFTDEYYDLEKRAIGNSIQVYFKDGTSTDRVEVSYPIGHRVRREEGIPVLKEKFHNSLPGVFDNDQIKEIHAAFADAEQLGDMKVADFVHLFVVNEKGMLLA, encoded by the coding sequence ATGGACTCGCTTATCTCCGAGATCGCTGACTACGTTCACAACTTCGAAATCAAAAGCGAACTCGCATACGAAACGGCCAGACACTGTTTGATGGACAGCCTTGGATGCGGTTTCCTCGCGTTGGAACATCCGGCCTGCCTGAAAATGCTGGGGCCCGTTGTTCCGGGAGCCAACATGGAAGCCGGTTGCCGTGTGCCGGGCACGAACCTGAATCTCGATCCAGTCAAAGCTGCTTTCGACATCGGTACGCTGGTTCGCTGGCTGGACTTCAACGACACCTGGCTGGCCGCCGAGTGGGGACACCCGTCAGACAACCTTGGGGCCATCCTTGCCGTCGCAGACTGGAAGTCGCACATCAAAGCGGAAGAGACTTCTGTTCAAGACGTCCTGACCGCGATGATCAAAGCCCATGAAATTCAGGGAATCCTCGCACTGGATAACTCCTTCAATCGAGTCGGGCTGGACCATGTGCTGCTAGTTCGAATCGCCAGCACCGCCGTTGCAAGCTGGATGCTGGGCAACACGCAGGAGCAAACTGCAAACGCGATTTCCAACGCCTGGATCGATGGAGGCGCCCTCCGCACCTATCGCCATGCTCCGAATACGGGATCGCGAAAAAGCTGGGCGGCCGGCGACGCAACCAGCCGCGCGGTTCGCCTGGCGTTGATCGCAGGCACGGGCGAAATGGGATATGAAACGGCACTGTCGGCTCCGGTTTGGGGATTTAGCGACGTGCTGTTTGGCGGGAACCCGATCACGCTCGCGAAGCCGCTGGGAAGCTATGTGATGGAAAACATCCTGTTCAAGATTTCTTTCCCCGCCGAATTCCATGCTCAAACCGCAGTCGAATGCGCGATGGAGTTGCACCCGAATATCGTCGATCGTTTGGAGGAAATCGAACGCGTTGAATTGGAAACGCAGGAACCTGGAGTTCGCATCATTGACAAGACCGGGCCGCTAGACAACTACGCGGACCGCGACCATTGCCTTCAGTACATGGTGGCGATTGGATTGATCTTTGGCGAACTGACGGCTCATCACTACGCTGACGATACGGCAAAAGATCCTCGGATCGATGCGCTGCGTGAAAAGATGGTCGTCAAGGAAAACAAGACGTTCACCGACGAGTACTACGACCTGGAGAAACGTGCCATCGGCAACAGCATTCAGGTTTATTTCAAAGACGGAACGTCGACCGATCGGGTTGAGGTCTCATATCCGATTGGCCACCGGGTTCGCCGCGAGGAGGGCATTCCTGTTTTGAAGGAGAAGTTTCACAACAGTTTGCCTGGTGTGTTCGACAACGATCAGATCAAGGAGATTCACGCGGCCTTTGCTGACGCTGAGCAGCTTGGCGATATGAAAGTCGCGGACTTTGTGCACCTGTTTGTCGTCAATGAAAAAGGCATGTTGCTGGCGTAG